Part of the Mycolicibacterium mengxianglii genome is shown below.
GCCGAACCCGAGTTCGTCGCCGCCGACCCACCGCAGGTCGCCACTGCGACGGTCCAGCAGCCGGACGCGGGTGATGGTGTCGGCCACCTCGGTGCCGTAGGCACCCACGTTCTGCACGGGCGTCGCCCCGGCCGAACCGGGGATGCCGGAGAGGCACTCCAGGCCACCCAGACCGGCGGCCAGCGCGGTGACCACCACGTCGTCCCAGACGGCGCCGGCCTCCGCGCGGACCAGGGGGCCGTCGAGCGTGATCCGCGGCGTCGCCAACCGAACAACGGTCAGCTCGGTGAGGTCGTCGGCGATCAGCACGTTCGACCCGCCTGCCAGGACCAGTGGCTGCTGGTCCTCCGCGGACAACGTCCGCAGCGTTTCCACGATCTGCTCGGTGGTGGTGCACGTGATCACCCGGCGCGCCACCGGGCCCACCCGCAGCGTGGTCATGGACGCCAGCGGCACGCCCTCGGACACCGCCGCGCCGCCGAATAGCGAACCGGTCACGGGCGGTAACGGTAGCCTCACGGGCTATGCCACGTTCATTCGACATGTCCGTCGACTACGAGGGCAGTGTCGAGCAGGTACACCGCGCTTTCAGCGACGAGCAGTACTGGCTGGCGCGCCTGGCGGAGGCCAGTGCCGCGCAGTCGACCCTCGATTCGATCGAGGTGGACGGTGACGGCGGCGTCGCCGTCGCCACCACGCTGGTGCTGCCCCGCGAGTTCCTGCCTGCCCTCGCTGCCCAGTTCCACAGCGGAGATATGCGCATCGAACGACGCGAGGCCTGGAGCCCGGTCAAGGACGGGCGGGCTTCGGGAACCGTGGACTGCGCGATCACCGGGGCACCGGCGACGATGACTGGAGCCACCTCGT
Proteins encoded:
- a CDS encoding DUF2505 domain-containing protein; the encoded protein is MPRSFDMSVDYEGSVEQVHRAFSDEQYWLARLAEASAAQSTLDSIEVDGDGGVAVATTLVLPREFLPALAAQFHSGDMRIERREAWSPVKDGRASGTVDCAITGAPATMTGATSLTPVNSSGTRMGLRATVEVRIPLVGGKLESFIGSQLSNLLIEEQRFTTTWLAQGA